One window from the genome of Pedobacter schmidteae encodes:
- a CDS encoding response regulator transcription factor → MKILIIEDETELASSMATYLSDQQYLCETAADYAQAVDKISKYNYDCILLDLMLPGGNGMKILELLKTQHKEDGVIIISAKNSLEDKINGLQIGADDYLAKPFHLPELAARIYSVIRRRNFANANVIEQNELKIDVRSKSVTVNGTAVILTKKELDLLLFFVGNKNRVVSKSAIAEHISGDLADMLDNHDFIYAHIKNLKKKLLEAGCGNYLKTLYGNGYKWET, encoded by the coding sequence ATGAAGATACTGATTATAGAGGATGAGACAGAGCTGGCTTCCAGTATGGCAACTTATCTGTCAGACCAGCAGTATCTGTGTGAAACAGCGGCCGATTATGCCCAGGCCGTTGACAAAATCAGTAAATACAATTATGATTGTATCCTGCTCGATTTGATGTTACCTGGTGGAAACGGCATGAAGATTCTTGAATTGCTCAAAACACAGCACAAAGAAGATGGTGTCATCATTATATCTGCAAAAAACTCGCTCGAGGATAAAATAAATGGTCTGCAAATTGGCGCCGATGATTATCTGGCAAAGCCATTTCATCTTCCGGAACTTGCTGCCAGAATTTATTCGGTAATCAGGCGCAGGAACTTTGCCAACGCCAACGTTATTGAGCAAAATGAACTCAAGATTGACGTCCGGTCTAAGTCAGTAACAGTAAATGGTACAGCAGTAATACTTACAAAAAAAGAACTGGATCTTTTACTCTTTTTTGTAGGCAATAAAAACCGGGTAGTTTCCAAAAGTGCCATTGCTGAGCACATTTCCGGCGATTTGGCAGATATGCTGGATAATCATGACTTCATTTATGCGCACATCAAAAACCTGAAGAAAAAACTACTGGAAGCAGGATGTGGGAACTACCTGAAAACATTGTATGGTAACGGTTATAAATGGGAAACATGA
- a CDS encoding phosphatase PAP2 family protein, whose product MSKLLTFFLAILFSCYSLKAQDTVAIKNQHFKPTSFIIPAVFIGYGLVSLTGDNAIRRLDYTTNNELREDHPNFAMKIDNYSRYIPAVAVYGLDLIGIKAKNNVVDRSIMLATSYAITSAITGTMKVTSNRLRPNGTDRHSFPSGHTALAFMTAEFLHQEYKDQSAWYGVAGYAIATGTGVLRLYNNAHWVSDVVAGAGVGILSTKLSYLIYPYLKRKFAHKKSAPMMFTPTYQSGSMGFNLIKSF is encoded by the coding sequence ATGAGTAAATTATTAACATTTTTTCTTGCCATTCTATTTAGTTGCTATTCATTGAAAGCTCAGGATACAGTAGCTATTAAAAATCAACATTTCAAACCCACCAGTTTCATCATTCCAGCGGTTTTTATTGGTTATGGTCTGGTTTCTCTTACTGGCGACAACGCAATCAGACGCCTGGATTACACCACCAATAACGAGCTTAGGGAAGATCATCCTAACTTTGCTATGAAAATAGACAACTACAGCAGGTATATTCCCGCCGTTGCCGTGTACGGCCTTGATCTGATTGGTATCAAAGCAAAAAACAACGTGGTGGACAGAAGCATAATGCTCGCAACTTCCTACGCCATCACCTCGGCCATTACCGGAACCATGAAAGTCACATCAAACAGACTCAGGCCTAACGGAACAGATCGCCATTCTTTTCCCTCAGGTCATACGGCGCTTGCTTTTATGACTGCCGAATTTCTTCATCAGGAATACAAAGATCAATCGGCCTGGTATGGTGTAGCTGGCTATGCCATAGCAACAGGCACCGGAGTTTTGCGTTTGTATAACAATGCACACTGGGTAAGCGATGTAGTGGCAGGTGCAGGTGTGGGCATCTTATCTACCAAGCTATCTTATCTTATTTATCCGTATCTTAAAAGAAAATTCGCTCATAAAAAATCGGCCCCTATGATGTTTACGCCAACTTATCAATCTGGTAGTATGGGTTTTAATCTAATCAAGTCATTTTAG
- a CDS encoding glycosylase: MLEIYEEVKTPYKYGLVMVPEDLEHKMDCPTVFREGDNWYMTYLIYSGRGYETWLARSKDLLNWENMGRQLSFGDAGKWDDNQKAGYNALTNTEWGGDYKLKSYKDKYWMSYFGGKEKGYETEPLAIGMAYTTKKPWIAHEWVRLENPVLSSADADVSWWENRNKLFKSTVIEDKEGLTGHRFVMYYNAVGDSLLNNKKTRWYERIGMAVSDDMEHWKRLGKNPVVHHPVGITGDGVIQKIKNTWVMFYFGAFWRDRKGAFNRFAASKDLVNWTDWTGDNLIQSSEAYDELYAHKSFVLKYNGVVYHFYCAVNKKDQRGIAVATSKDLGKSKIEFWKK; the protein is encoded by the coding sequence ATGCTAGAGATTTATGAGGAGGTGAAAACACCCTACAAATATGGATTGGTGATGGTACCGGAGGACTTGGAGCACAAGATGGATTGCCCAACTGTGTTTAGGGAAGGGGATAACTGGTATATGACCTATCTGATTTATAGTGGCCGTGGTTATGAAACATGGCTGGCCAGAAGCAAAGATTTGCTGAATTGGGAAAATATGGGCCGACAGCTGTCATTTGGTGATGCCGGGAAATGGGACGATAACCAAAAGGCAGGTTACAATGCATTAACTAATACGGAATGGGGCGGTGATTACAAGCTGAAGTCATATAAGGACAAATATTGGATGTCTTATTTTGGGGGGAAAGAAAAAGGTTATGAAACCGAACCTTTGGCCATTGGAATGGCCTATACCACAAAAAAGCCATGGATTGCGCACGAATGGGTAAGGCTCGAAAATCCGGTACTCAGCTCGGCTGATGCCGACGTGAGTTGGTGGGAAAATCGCAATAAACTTTTCAAAAGTACGGTGATAGAGGATAAGGAAGGGCTTACGGGGCATCGTTTTGTAATGTATTACAATGCAGTAGGCGATTCGTTATTAAACAATAAAAAAACACGTTGGTACGAACGGATAGGTATGGCTGTATCCGACGATATGGAGCATTGGAAAAGACTTGGTAAAAATCCGGTTGTGCATCATCCGGTAGGTATTACAGGTGACGGGGTGATCCAGAAAATTAAAAACACCTGGGTGATGTTTTATTTTGGTGCTTTCTGGCGGGATAGGAAGGGGGCATTTAATCGATTTGCGGCCTCTAAGGATTTGGTAAACTGGACCGACTGGACGGGTGATAACCTGATCCAATCTTCTGAAGCTTATGATGAGCTGTATGCCCATAAGTCCTTTGTTTTAAAGTATAATGGGGTAGTTTATCATTTTTACTGTGCGGTGAATAAAAAGGACCAGCGAGGTATAGCGGTGGCTACATCAAAAGATTTGGGAAAAAGTAAAATTGAATTTTGGAAAAAATGA
- a CDS encoding glycoside hydrolase family 127 protein → MINRQKAIVLGVFVCCFLVLRVSKAQDKSLVNTSQSRHAKLHSLDMKDVNWTKGFWADRFKVARETMVPNMWAIYNDAEISHAFKNFEIAAGLDTGSHKGPSFHDGDYYKTLEAVASMYATTSDPKLDEMMDKAIAVIAQSQRDDGYIYTKAMIEQRKTGSKNQFQDRLSFEAYNIGHLMTAACVHYRATGKTTLLNVAKKATEYLYNFYKKASPALARNAICPSHYMGVIEMYRTTGEARYLELAGHLVAIKGKIEDGTDDNQDRIPFLQQTKAMGHAVRANYLYAGVADLYAETGNDSLMHTLNLMWDDINQHKMYITGGCGALYDGTSPDGTSYNPAEVQKIHQAFGRDFQLPNFTAHNETCANIGSVLWNWRMLQITGNAKYADVMELTLHNSVLSGISLNGKKFLYTNPLSYSDDLPFKQRWSKDRVPYIGLSNCCPPNVVRTIAELSDYAYSVSDKGLWFNLYGGNTVQTILPDGSKLSLIQETDYPWSGNIKIKVKSTGSKPYSMFLRIPGWAEKAILKVNGVVASVATSPGTYAELNRKWRTGDQIELILPMEAQLVEANPLVEENRNQVAVKRGPIIYCLESPDMPGKKIFNVCLPSGISLKPLPIKIDGAEMMGLEGTAIWMGDKSWKSLLYRPLADAKTKVPVKLIPYFAWGNRGHSEMSVWLPVSR, encoded by the coding sequence ATGATCAATCGGCAAAAAGCAATTGTTTTGGGGGTATTTGTATGTTGTTTTTTAGTCCTGCGTGTAAGTAAAGCCCAGGATAAGAGCCTGGTAAATACGTCTCAAAGTCGGCATGCTAAACTTCACAGTCTGGATATGAAAGATGTAAACTGGACCAAAGGTTTTTGGGCAGATCGATTTAAAGTGGCCCGCGAAACCATGGTGCCTAATATGTGGGCCATTTATAACGATGCTGAAATTAGTCATGCCTTTAAAAACTTTGAAATAGCTGCTGGTCTGGATACGGGCTCACATAAGGGGCCATCTTTTCACGATGGTGATTATTACAAAACGCTGGAAGCGGTAGCCAGTATGTATGCTACTACATCTGATCCAAAATTAGATGAAATGATGGATAAGGCCATAGCTGTAATTGCCCAGTCGCAGCGGGATGACGGGTATATTTATACCAAGGCGATGATAGAGCAACGGAAAACAGGTTCAAAAAACCAGTTTCAGGACAGACTCAGTTTTGAGGCATATAATATTGGCCATTTGATGACAGCTGCTTGTGTTCATTATCGGGCAACGGGTAAAACAACCCTGTTGAATGTGGCAAAAAAGGCAACCGAATACCTGTATAATTTTTACAAGAAGGCTTCTCCGGCTTTAGCCAGAAATGCCATTTGTCCTTCTCATTATATGGGCGTTATCGAAATGTACCGTACTACAGGAGAAGCCCGGTATCTGGAACTGGCCGGACATTTGGTTGCCATTAAAGGTAAGATAGAGGATGGTACAGATGATAATCAGGATAGAATTCCTTTTTTGCAACAAACCAAGGCAATGGGACATGCGGTAAGAGCGAATTACTTATATGCAGGGGTTGCCGATTTGTATGCCGAAACCGGAAACGATTCGTTAATGCATACATTGAATTTGATGTGGGATGATATAAATCAGCATAAAATGTACATTACCGGTGGTTGCGGCGCTTTATACGACGGTACCTCGCCCGATGGCACTTCCTATAACCCCGCCGAAGTACAAAAAATCCATCAGGCTTTTGGCCGGGATTTTCAGTTGCCCAATTTTACTGCCCATAATGAAACCTGTGCCAATATCGGTAGCGTATTATGGAACTGGCGTATGTTGCAGATTACGGGAAATGCAAAATATGCAGATGTGATGGAATTGACGTTACACAATAGTGTGTTGTCTGGTATCAGTCTGAATGGTAAGAAGTTCCTGTACACCAATCCACTCAGTTATTCAGACGATCTGCCCTTTAAGCAACGCTGGTCTAAAGATCGCGTTCCTTACATTGGCCTGTCCAATTGCTGTCCGCCAAATGTGGTGCGAACCATAGCTGAACTGAGCGATTATGCCTATAGTGTTTCGGATAAAGGGCTTTGGTTTAACTTATATGGCGGAAATACAGTGCAGACTATTTTGCCTGATGGATCAAAATTAAGTTTAATTCAGGAGACAGATTACCCCTGGAGCGGTAACATCAAAATTAAGGTGAAATCGACTGGCAGTAAACCTTATTCCATGTTTTTGAGGATACCGGGCTGGGCAGAAAAGGCGATATTAAAAGTAAATGGAGTGGTTGCAAGTGTGGCAACTAGTCCGGGTACTTATGCAGAGTTGAACAGAAAATGGAGAACAGGTGATCAAATAGAATTGATACTGCCTATGGAAGCACAACTTGTAGAGGCAAACCCTTTGGTAGAAGAGAATAGAAATCAGGTAGCTGTAAAACGTGGGCCAATTATTTACTGCCTGGAATCTCCTGATATGCCTGGCAAAAAGATTTTTAATGTATGCCTGCCATCTGGGATCAGTCTAAAGCCTTTGCCAATAAAAATTGATGGAGCGGAGATGATGGGACTGGAAGGTACTGCGATATGGATGGGGGATAAAAGCTGGAAAAGCCTGCTTTACAGGCCTCTTGCTGATGCGAAAACCAAGGTTCCTGTAAAGCTGATCCCTTATTTTGCCTGGGGAAATCGGGGGCATTCTGAAATGTCGGTCTGGTTACCGGTAAGCAGGTAG
- a CDS encoding RNA polymerase sigma factor: MSSRIDTQKQQEWMEAFQKGDERMLRYFFDLYHKSLRYFALGLIGEEAEAEDIVSSCFVKLWQFREQYTDPSKIKAFLYVSCRNACLDYLKKNKRRKGWQDEYLRQLEDGGESLLQRAAESAYLDIINQEIDALPQKCAEVFKLLYFEHKKTDEIATQLNISVKTVRNHKARAVEQLRHAFIEKGLPDAMMLALILFLNSR, from the coding sequence ATGAGCAGCAGAATTGATACCCAAAAGCAGCAGGAGTGGATGGAAGCCTTTCAAAAAGGCGATGAAAGGATGTTGCGGTATTTTTTTGATCTGTATCACAAATCACTGCGCTATTTTGCCTTGGGGCTGATTGGTGAGGAGGCAGAAGCAGAAGACATAGTTTCTTCCTGCTTTGTTAAGCTTTGGCAATTTAGAGAACAGTATACAGATCCTTCCAAGATTAAAGCTTTTCTTTATGTCAGTTGCCGAAATGCCTGTCTGGATTATCTAAAAAAAAATAAACGTCGCAAAGGTTGGCAGGATGAGTATTTACGGCAACTTGAAGATGGAGGCGAAAGCTTGTTACAGCGTGCGGCAGAATCTGCTTATCTGGATATCATTAACCAGGAAATAGATGCACTTCCTCAAAAATGTGCAGAGGTGTTCAAACTGCTATATTTTGAACATAAAAAGACAGATGAAATTGCCACGCAATTAAATATTTCTGTGAAAACGGTACGTAACCACAAGGCTAGGGCGGTTGAACAGTTGCGGCATGCTTTTATTGAAAAAGGGTTGCCGGACGCGATGATGCTTGCCCTTATATTATTCCTAAACAGCAGATAA